A stretch of DNA from Plodia interpunctella isolate USDA-ARS_2022_Savannah chromosome 11, ilPloInte3.2, whole genome shotgun sequence:
actatttcttgtgtacaataaattacaagaaaatgttgtaaaatttgtCGCTGTTGTAAACATTGAATCGGTTTCACACTGAATAAACCTTTGAGTCGAGTAAGATTAGGCAGCTGTTATGTAACTAAAGCAATCCAAATTTAAACTTGGCTTGGTGGCGTCACAGCGCTAAGTGCGATTGAGAACACGCAAATCGAAAAAGTGTTATTGAATCCTGTTGTCAGCGTATTTTCGTGGAATATAACATGTTAAGACTTGATAAGGTTTTACCAATTGCCATCTCCGTTTCACACAAAAGCTGATTTAaagcatttcttttttttgttgcttACCCTTATTGTCCCACtactgggcaaaggcctcccccaTCTCCTTCCATTTCTCTCTATCTTGCGCAACCTCCGACCAGTTCTTTCTGAATGCCCTCAGATCGTCACTCCATCTTGATCGTGGTCTTCCTCTGTTTCTGTATCAACCATGTGTATTCCACTTGGTAGCTACAAAAGCCCAGCGATCATGGTGCATTCAGCAGACGCGACCGGCCCAGTCCTATTTGAGCATGACAGCGTTTCATtaactttgattttttatgGTCATACACATGTCGTTCTATCCAGGACGACTCCCTAGCTCAAATCTTATTAAGTACCAACTCGATACAACTAAAATGACCTTGACTCCCGTATCAATCATATACACGACATCCTGTTACCCCGGGTGCGGCCCCAAGGGGAACCTATTTGATCGAACATCACCCTGGAATCAATTTTTtagacatatattttataatagaagAAGACTGACAGCGCGGAAGTAAGGCCGACtatgtagtattttttatattttgctcCAAATccttttattttccttatcATAACatgatttcaatttatatggCATAAAGCGGATCTTATACCAATAGACTGACGTCGAAACTTTAAGTCTGGCCGTGAGATTGGCAGCGTTTAAATGGTAGTTTTAATCACCGTCgatattatgattaaaatgaTAGAATAGAAAAACTGATTGAAGTGAAGacactaaataattaaataaaaatagtaggGTTCACTATCGCGCCGCCAGTCCTCGCTAGCTCTGTTCTATTACAAATCCAGAATGATGTTCGATCAAGTAGGTTTCCTCTAGGAAGCTCCCGGTctaaatgtcaatttttatatccaGAGCGCCCAGTCCCGACTGATACTTCGTAGTTTGACAAACTTCATCATACATGtgtcattcattatttatgaatttaattaaaaataaatgaagtgaAAAGCGACAAAATGATTGtagaaatagtaattttcCTAATAACATTTATGATTGCGTATTTTTACTATACGCACAAGAAAGTACAATGGATGTTCGATAGGAAAGGGATAAAGTATATACCTGGATCGccaatttttggaaataactacgataatatatttgtgaagaaacatttaatttacgttATAGATGCTGTGTACAGAGAATTTCCGGACGAAAGGTGAGTACGATTggggttttttatatatatatttttaactagataAACCAATAAACTCTTGTTTCAAGCGATAAACTCTTGTTTCAAGCGATAAACTCTTGTTTCAAGCGATAAACTCCTGTTTCAAGCTATAAACTCTTGTTTCAAACGATAAACTCTTGTTTCAAGCGATATTAATTACTatcttttgcccacaacttcgtatgtgagtaaaaaacCGTTTCTCTTGGGTATTTCAggaaatcctttcttagtcaatagtttcggctgtgcgttgtctggcattcagtcactcagtaacaactatatatatatatatatatatatatatatatatatatatatatatatatatatatatatataatatagattcaCAAAGTTATCAAAACTGCATAAGGGCCAACATAAGTATTGTTCACAACTACAAGTTTTTGGTTTTGATATTGTACATGGTTTTGGTATTACATGAGACATTAAGTAAATATGGAAATCGCTGCGTCGCTATCGCTcttaatttgtttcattacttatttatacatttgatatataaacaaattgttgaCATCAAAACAATGTTAAATCAAGTGGTTTTGATAACAAGATAATGGTTATAATAACAATGAGTGTATTACTGGGTCATCGTCCATTGCGCAGTCTTAAGCAGCGCATAGACCGCGTCAtgatcatatcgagtgtgttattgctaacactggtttcagattttattcaagtcgcctaaaggcatctgaaatATCTTTTACTACTACTCACCGcaatctagtggcaggtattcgaatacacactagtgaactaaactagccaccagtgtgcaggtttcctcacgatgttttccttcaccggaagcaagtggtggtccataaaaactactatatatgagtcagattggtatacaaactcatatggcacgagtaggatacgaaccgcAGGAGGTCTTAACCATAACACCAGTACCGCTTCAAATTAACTTCAAATAGGTCGTATCGAAACTATACAATGTGTATGCATGTCCATTCCATACCTACGTGTACATTGGAActatagtaattataattaactgaAAATAATCATAGGAACAATAAACTGGAAGACGTCAATGCGCAGTGTGGTTTTTGCCCTatagtatataagtattatacaggtgaaggaaaacatcgtgaggaaacctggttgattattaacttgtgtgtgaaatggagaaggcaatggcaaaccactccattaataatgccaagaaagttgttgtgtgtgtttcattccacgtaatgaccacgaccctcagccatgcggaatacgactatgaaggaTATAAGGATATAAGAGAATAAGAGATAAAGCAGccatagcattcccaaagatggACGTCAGGTGGCTTCAGCATTTTTTCAAGGGAGAAATACAGGTCTTACCTTGTGTAAGCTCCAGTCCACCTCCCAATATAACTTATTGTATCGagtaaaacgtaataaattgtatacctaaataatttattttttcctaaaCAAGTTCTACcatttatacataaaagttGGCTGGCAGAGATTACTTAGCATTGAGAcactttgaatttattatttcattttattggaCTGTTATTGTTATGCAACAGAAATATttgggaccaacactgttcaaatgagtttctttcggcatttcttctcagcagtggtcgttccgaaatgccagtagtttgtagcttgtgagaaataactataaatataaaatttgacgagaaaaagtgcctgtgaaggtctaaaatctgaataaatgatttgaatttgaatatttgtgttgtaattgttatattttgattacattCTTACAGGAGAAAAGGCGCcactaaaaatacataaatctgtgtttatacttattttcctttataaggatattctatattaattgtaatgtaaCATAATAGCCACTTGACACAAAACATTACTCTCTGCTTCCATATCAATTGTTTACGCCTACATAATTTTGCGATGCgcacaaaatacatttatagttCATAAACGGACGATACATCGACCAGTAGAGTTATTATCTTTGCCTTAGctgtgttaaaataaaaattaataattttaatttataataattgagtTTAAAAAGTGAAATAGTGGAAAAATGATTgtcgaaataataattttcataataacatttatcatcgcatatttttgttataaacacAAATGTTTGCATTGGATGTATgacaaaaaaggaataaagtaTGTACCTGGTATCCCGATTTTCGGTAATACATATAACACTGTATTCGTGAAGGAGCATTTTTTTCATGATATTGATGTAACGTATAGAGCATTCCCGGATGAAAAGTGAGTATGTTCATTGCTATATGTTTTTGAGTTCGCCTATAACAAACAAGTTTAATTTGTgacaatttattcaaataaaaccatttaataagtaaaaaagatGTCGATAACAGCTATGAATTACTAAAAATCTTTTCTGCGTAACAAAAAgcgaattaattatattatagtgtagtatatacatagattaccatataaaaaatatatccaaaaaATTTGATGAacgtaaaaatttaatatggcTTGCATCTGTCATCTTTGATATCAACTTTAATCTGAACTACAATTCAAAATACGCTTTACGTTACaggcatggaattagtaggttaCTCCGTTACAGTTTAATCtaaacgtcaaagtttactAAACGACGCACTACTCTCGgtattatacaaaatgaaaataaaaaactttaatgtcagcggtttatatattatatatctttataatcTTCTCAATTTCAAGTTGCTTGCGCCACTTGGTGTGTAGATTTCCTCATGTTTATAATTCCCTTCATAATCAAGTATTGATACAAAAATGCGACTTCGACTCCGGTATCGCGCGcagtttttgtatatttatcgGTTGACAGTGCTCAACGTAAACAGTGCCGCTTCATATGTCGCCGGTAAAACACATTAgcgataaaacaaaattattaaaaaatattaaaagtgtaaaatgattgtagaattaataatattcgGTATATCATTATCGGtcgcatatatatttttcaaacataaaaatatacatcgtATATTCGAGAACAAAGGAATCAAATATCGGCCAGGTGTCCCGCTTTTCGGAAATGCCAACGACTTCTTTTTCATGAAGAGACAATTTTCTTACGTCATCGACGACGTGTACAAAGCATATCCGAATGAAAAGTGAGTATCAttgtttattatgataaattttgGTCACGTGATGGGAAACACTGACACACCCCACCGTCAAAAATTACACGTTTGGgatgaattttgatatttatatatttatccagTTAAATTCTGGATTTATAGAATATGATGATTACATATGAAAAtgattatattgatatataatttttttcataattaatattgtacctatatttgtattgtgaaatatttatttatttcgtatttttctATGGTGTAATAAAAAGCATTGAATTACAATTGAAAACAGTAtatatgacatttttaaaatctcaGATATGCTAAAGAGTTAATTAATGAGtcagataaatttaaatctgatGTGGCCTATGCGATAACAActtagataaaaaacttcactTAGcacatatttttgattttgtttacctaatatatttttttcaaatgtaatttataacaaaatgacACGTTTGTGTAACATAGAAAATGTGAGCCCTGAAAAATGTAAACACTTGGTTAGAGCACTACTAATGACCTGGGACTGTGTTCAAACTGATTCGTTGTTGGCGACTTTGAAGTGACTTTATACTTTGTCTATCCCTATCTTCTCATTTAATTTTCGTAGTacacaaatatgtatatagtttaaTAGATTATGTGTAATAAACCTTATTGTCATTGGCTTTTTAAATCCACACTGTCAACCTGTTTTTGGCTGCCACAGGACAGGCTTGCGGCCTAGTGTGGAGCCAACtggtaaattattttcgtatacgtgcaagtttataaataaatcattcaaatCATTCAATCAATCATTCAATCATTTTATACTTACAGCATTTTGATGTCATTCGCAACTTGATGCCAAATAGTAACagattttatagtttattaatGATAATAGTGTACTTTGTAACTAGTATTAAAGAGCTTTAAAGGAAACTAGGAAGACCTAGTTGCAATTAAGATAAAGTTATCTCAATTACAATATATCTACACATAATCTTGGATATAATAcagaatcaaataataaatctaattaacaAGAGCAATAGAAAAACATAGCGAGCCGTCGGCCAATCACAGCACGGCATTAGTGCTGTTGCCACCCCGTAGAGATGGGACATCTCAATATATTGTTTACCTAAGATTTTTCCGCCTAACACTAATGAAGTAaaacacagatttttttattgaattcaaGTGTGTGTTTTGTCTTGTGCACCAAATCGACAGAtacgtaaaattatattatgccataaatacatatagatacataataattatgtctttataattattttcaattaaagtGCTATAGAAATGCAAGGTTTGTCCGGTCATCGACCCTATGACCTTCACGCTGTGTGTCGCCTGATAGTGATTAAGGCTAATCtgaattattaagtttttattatacgaccttagtagattttttttacaaaagaattaataaacaatGCTACAACAGCAATTTGTCcggaaattattttgaatacacCAAAATGGTTGTCAATCATGGCATAACTTGAAATCAgttttttcaccattagactATAATTATAGGTACCATTGTTGTCTCTTGTTGTGTTGTTTATTTGTACAGTCGCTAACAGGAAACATAgtaacatatatgtatttcatatacctaggtatatatatgtttcctataagaaataaaaatactcgaatgttctaataatattcttaCGTCATCAtaggcttttttttttttcaccgaCGCGGTATCTCTTGCGGTCGAGTTGAGAGAAACATAATTAgcgatttttttgttattaacaaAGAAAAGATAAAAGGAAAATCGAGATTATATCGACTAATTCGTCTGTAAATtgcatatttaaatgtaaattacaaagtcctctgccgcatctatctgtctgtccgttcGCGATAAGCTCAAAAAGTaatgcacagattttcatgcgattatCATCAGTAGATAGTGTTCCCGATGATTACATTTAGGATTagatgtaggtataatttattatgttttacccaaGTGAAGCTGGAAATAACCGCTAggttcttcttcatagtcgtattcctcatggctgagggtcgtggtcattacgtggagtttattaatggagtggtttgccattgccttctcaaattcacacacaagttaataagcatcaaccagtgtgcaggtttcctcacgatgttttcctttaccggaagcaagtggtggtcgatgaaaactactacacatgattggtatacaagctcatgtggcacgagtaggattcgaacctgggacctttcgatcctatcattttttgttacagATACGTCGGTTTCATAGAAGGCACTGATCCTGTAATCTTGATTCGGGATCCGGAAATAATCAGGAACACCACAGTGAAGGACTTTGATCACTTTGTCGATCATAAGGCGTTCTTCAGTGAAGACTCCGAACCATTGTTTGGAGGCAGCCTCATTCAAATGAAAGGTAAATTCAATCTGGTGATGGCTACCCGATTGCGTAGTTTATATGAGAGCATTTCTTTAACGCaacgaaaaaccagcaatgtatgccgaacgCCCAAAATTTGgtgaactgtttgccgatagtgtatGTATGGCATTACAAATCTGTTgaacacatttattattttttatattatcaatgaaagctttatttatttacaattacaaagcaacgaatattattaaatttcagtcgaaattaaaatatttttcaaccaaacatttaattatacaaatattttgtcttttcattctctatttgtatttaccaattataaatggacaacacacCACACTAGCTTAACTGTATCAAtcgacacaaacacagaaaagGACACAATCAATATACAATGTTTGCTCGCaatgggaatcgaacccaggaccagCCGCCTCATCTTCACGATttatccaattttttttttcgaaagtTTTACGTTATAACAATGGCAAAAGTTCGTTCGGTTGATGAGTTCGTTTAAACGTGATCCAtcgtttttaacccccgacgcaaaatatatataagcttgaccgctaagtgtgtctgtctgtccgtccgtggCACCGTAACTAATCATCGAGTGAACTGATTtggattttttgtttgattgagatttttttatttgatagcaaatttttattagcggtagttcttagatatgtttgatcaaaattggttcagccagttcaaaagttgtagcaaaatgaatattgaaagtcggggggtttatttaattgtctaaacaaataaacttatctaTGAACACAAAAACCTTTGAGAAAACTGAAGAAATTAAGAATTGCTAATCAGAATCGAGCTCCAGGACGGTCGAAGGCTCTACGCTCCACGCTACGGACTTCATCAATTATATCcctaacaattttttatacttttaggAGAAAAATGGCGAGACATGCGTACAACCTTAAGTCCGGCTTTCACGGCGTCGAAGATGAGGCTGATGATCAATTTCATGTTTGAAACCTCCAACAACGTCATAGATGAACTCAAGGGTACGTCGTTCAAAATAATTAGAgacatgccccattgctcagtcgggCTCCGTTGCGACATCGCACCAAGCAatagctccgttgttttctatagattttgaataaatggCAAAAAGACTCGAAAATAGTTGCATTAGCATTAATATAGTTAAAGGATTTCATGATTTTCAGCGATTTCTGCCGCGtctcgcgtctgtctgtctgttcgcaataaactcaaaaatatttttatttttcactttcaGATAATAAcggaatttttgtttgttactttttgtttgttactcttatTCGCGTAATATTtaccggacggattgttacgaaatttggtagatACGCGGGTTACAGTacacttggaataacacagagtaatttttatctcaaacGAAAAaaaccacgggagcgaagtccccgggcgcagttagtaaattataattccaaaaacaataaaaaaatatatactagaaTGTCAAAAcagaattcaaataaaatcaaatataaaaaaaacgatatttttaaattatttatttattgcacaaaagaCTTCAATgcaagtatatattatactccCCTTGCGGTTGTCAATGAACATGATAATATAGACACTGTTGCCTTAACACAACCATGTCAACTGTCTTTCTCACCTTCATCATAAATTATGACTTCTGGGAGTGAATCGAACGTGAAGTAATTTGACCTTTACATACAGACAAAAGTCAAATATCGcatttatatgtacctactctAGCTGTTGGGACGTTTAATAGCACTAGAATATCTTTCCATCGAtatcgtacagtcaacagcacatcaacctacccgcCATAGAGttccatgcagggtaacttgatgtgctgttgactgtactaggACTTTAGCTtgttttactatataatacaCTACAAGTcgtttcaattaatttttgctTTTAATTGGCAAAGTTCATTATTTTCACTTCATTgctttatcataattattcaaTGCAATTTCTAATTATGCGAtgttaaattcaattttatcttATACTATAGATgtttcccggggcttcgctcccgtgggaattttgagataaagcAATATAAGATAAAgagcctatagcaattttggataatgtaactttgcaatggcgaaagaattttcgaaatcggttcggtagtttcggagaatactcgcctcaaacatacaaattcacaaacgcttacctctttgtaataattgtatagattaagacaaaaatatatttggtttCTCAGATAGAGTATCCAAACAAGAAGATATACACGTAGATGACCTGATACGTCGGTATACCAATGACGTCATCGCTTCAGCTGGCTTCGGTCTCCAAGTGAACTCTGTGAAGGAGAAGGACAATGAATTCTTCCTCATGGGTCGTGATCTTTtcgtatttagtttttatcagAGAGTTCTGTTCTTCCTTTACACGCTGATACCCTGGATTTTCAAGGTTCGTTACAGATGAAAAAatctaatgttataaatgcgaaagtcagtctgtctttctgtctgccTGTTGTGTCAGCAGTGAAAGCGCACtgctaaaccgctggatcaaatttgttgaaatttggtacgtatgtagttaaagacccccgttcaaacataggctacttttttacaaaaagcaacccccaaatgactataatgggggggtgaaagtttggaAGAAAATCgtctgtttcgctttcgcATATAagttcacgcgggcgaaaccgcgggtaAGAGTTAGtgatgaataaaaatgaaaacaattattGCTAAATTGCTTACGACACTTTAGTACCTtcttactataaatatatagcaaAATGTCTGTGTGTAAAGTGCAGCTTGCCATTTACTCTCTTCATATCGAGTGGATTCACAGTGAGACGCAACTAACCAATCACAACGCTCTATTGTAACGCATCGACAACTACGccacaatgtgattggttcgctgcgtctcacttcgaatcgactctaTGGTGAGATTTAAATAGCAAAAATACGAATGTGGTATTCTAAACAAGAACTTAGGTAGATTTGTTATCGTATGGATTCTAATGTTTAACAACCCGTTATGGTTATACTTCTTTCCTAAAGTAGAACTTCCTAACACATGACATTTTCACAGGTATTGGACATTAAACTATTCCCTgaaaaaacaatgaatttcTTCAAGAATATAGTCAGAAGTACTATCGAGCACAGAACTACTCACAATGTATATCGACCTGATATGATCCAGCTTTTAATGGAGGCTTCTAatggtaaattattttctcaatcttttttatacataccAATTGCTGtgtattaaatagaaaaatatgtctTTTGATCCAATgatgtattttgtaatactattaaaaaacaattataagaaacaataatcgTAAGCCCTTCTGAGGCCAACGACCGacattgtttaaatgagtttcttt
This window harbors:
- the LOC128673661 gene encoding probable cytochrome P450 9f2 isoform X1 — translated: MIVEIVIFLITFMIAYFYYTHKKVQWMFDRKGIKYIPGSPIFGNNYDNIFVKKHLIYVIDAVYREFPDERYVGFIEGTDPVILIRDPEIIRNTTVKDFDHFVDHKAFFSEDSEPLFGGSLIQMKGEKWRDMRTTLSPAFTASKMRLMINFMFETSNNVIDELKDRVSKQEDIHVDDLIRRYTNDVIASAGFGLQVNSVKEKDNEFFLMGRDLFVFSFYQRVLFFLYTLIPWIFKVLDIKLFPEKTMNFFKNIVRSTIEHRTTHNVYRPDMIQLLMEASNDELKTKDTDGNGSVGFATTEEAFKPKGNARKWTEEELIGQVFIFFIAGFESSAGALTTTIHELALNPEVEEKLYQECKQFRDSGNSLTYDNVAQLKYLDCVINENMRKWAAAIIMDRTCTKAYELPPPREGAKPVKLKPGDVIYNMVNSIHMDEKYFPNPEVFDPERFSDENKHKIKPFTFMPFGMGPRNCIASRFALLELKVLLYNLVVNFKIKKSKKTLDPIVLNPADFNIKVLGGSYVKMEPRE
- the LOC128673661 gene encoding probable cytochrome P450 9f2 isoform X2, with the translated sequence MIVEIIIFIITFIIAYFCYKHKCLHWMYDKKGIKYVPGIPIFGNTYNTVFVKEHFFHDIDVTYRAFPDEKYVGFIEGTDPVILIRDPEIIRNTTVKDFDHFVDHKAFFSEDSEPLFGGSLIQMKGEKWRDMRTTLSPAFTASKMRLMINFMFETSNNVIDELKDRVSKQEDIHVDDLIRRYTNDVIASAGFGLQVNSVKEKDNEFFLMGRDLFVFSFYQRVLFFLYTLIPWIFKVLDIKLFPEKTMNFFKNIVRSTIEHRTTHNVYRPDMIQLLMEASNDELKTKDTDGNGSVGFATTEEAFKPKGNARKWTEEELIGQVFIFFIAGFESSAGALTTTIHELALNPEVEEKLYQECKQFRDSGNSLTYDNVAQLKYLDCVINENMRKWAAAIIMDRTCTKAYELPPPREGAKPVKLKPGDVIYNMVNSIHMDEKYFPNPEVFDPERFSDENKHKIKPFTFMPFGMGPRNCIASRFALLELKVLLYNLVVNFKIKKSKKTLDPIVLNPADFNIKVLGGSYVKMEPRE
- the LOC128673661 gene encoding probable cytochrome P450 9f2 isoform X3, encoding MIVELIIFGISLSVAYIFFKHKNIHRIFENKGIKYRPGVPLFGNANDFFFMKRQFSYVIDDVYKAYPNEKYVGFIEGTDPVILIRDPEIIRNTTVKDFDHFVDHKAFFSEDSEPLFGGSLIQMKGEKWRDMRTTLSPAFTASKMRLMINFMFETSNNVIDELKDRVSKQEDIHVDDLIRRYTNDVIASAGFGLQVNSVKEKDNEFFLMGRDLFVFSFYQRVLFFLYTLIPWIFKVLDIKLFPEKTMNFFKNIVRSTIEHRTTHNVYRPDMIQLLMEASNDELKTKDTDGNGSVGFATTEEAFKPKGNARKWTEEELIGQVFIFFIAGFESSAGALTTTIHELALNPEVEEKLYQECKQFRDSGNSLTYDNVAQLKYLDCVINENMRKWAAAIIMDRTCTKAYELPPPREGAKPVKLKPGDVIYNMVNSIHMDEKYFPNPEVFDPERFSDENKHKIKPFTFMPFGMGPRNCIASRFALLELKVLLYNLVVNFKIKKSKKTLDPIVLNPADFNIKVLGGSYVKMEPRE